The genomic region TCTGTTTATTATCCAAAAGGTCAACTTTATCAGATGAGTGCATAATTTTTCTTGTATGTCTAATCAATGCGGTCACTAAGTTATATCTATTCTCCTTTAAAGGATACAGCCTTCTCCCATTGCTATAATTAACAGTTTTCAAAATATACCCCTTTCACAAAATTATCACCTGATGAAGAAAACAATATAGGGATGGAATTATATTCCATCCCCATATTTTGATTCTTGTTTTAATACATATCGCCATAACCGCCGGGAGGCATTCCCGCGCCCGGCATAGGAGCCGGTTTTTCTTTTTCAGGCATATCAGTTATCAATGCCTCAGTTGTCAAAAGCAAGGCCGCGATACTTGCCGCGTTCTGAATCGCTACCCGCGTAACTTTTGTGGGATCGATTATTCCTGCTTCCAGCATATCAGTATATTTCGCATTTTCCACATCAAAACCTACCGTTTTCTTTTCATCCTTGATTTTCTGGACAATAACAGAACCTTCTAATCCTGCATTCTGAACCAATTGCCGTAACGGTTCTTCCAGGGTTCTTTTTATTATCTGGTTTCCTATATTTTCATCACCCTGCAGTTTTGATTTTTCTAATACAGGAATACAGCGGATTAATGCTACACCGCCGCCGGGGACTATACCTTCCTCAACAGCCGCGCGCGTGGCATGAAGGGCATCTTCAACCCTTGCTTTCTTTTCTTTCATCTCGGTTTCTGTGGCCGCACCGACATGTATAACCGCGACGCCGCCGGCTAATTTGGCAAGCCTTTCCTGTAACTTCTCACGGTCATAGTCGGAAGTTGTTTCTTCTATCTGCCTTTTTATCTGGTGGACCCTGCCCTGGATAGCTGAAGTAGTACCTTCACCTTCAATGAGAGTAGTATTTTCTTTCTCTACTACAATCCTTTTTGCTTTCCCGAGATCTTCAAGTTTAATATTTTCTAATTTTACTCCCATCTCTTCAGAAATACACTTCCCGCCTGTAAGAATAGCAATGTCTTCAAGCATGGCTTTACGCCTGTCGCCATAACCGGGGGCCTTCACCGCACAGCATTTTAAAACTCCGCGCAAATGGTTCACAACCAAAGTAGCCAATGCCTCACCCTCAACCTCTTCCGCAATAATCATTAAAGGCCTTCCGGCGCGGGCAACAGCTTCTAATAAAGGAACCATGTCTTTCATCACGGATATCTTTTTCTCGTATATAAGAATAAAGGCATTTTCAAGGACAGCTTCCATTCTTTCGGCGTCTGTAACAAAATAAGGAGATAAATACCCGCGGTCAAACTGCATTCCCTCTACAACATCAAGGGTGGTCTCAATCCCTTTTGCTTCTTCAACGGTAATTGTCCCGTCCTTGCCCACCTTTTCCATGGCATCGGCAATTGTTCCCCCGATAGTCTTGTCGCCATTGGCGGATATAGTGGCGACCTGGGCTATTTCTTTATTTTCCTTGACCGGTTTACTTAAATTTTTCAGTTCTTTCACCACTTCTTCAACTGCCTTCTCAATTCCGCGTTTTAAAGCCATTGGATTTACGCCGGCAGTAACATTTTTTAATCCTTCTCTATAAATGGACTCAGCTAAAACTGTAGCTGTCGTAGTTCCATCGCCTGCGATATCACTGGTTTTTGAGGCTACCTCGCGGACCATCCGCGCACCCATATTCTCGTATGGATCGCTTAAATCAACTTCTTTTGCAACTGTCACGCCGTCTTTTGTAATAGTCGGAGCGCCAAATTTCTTGTCAATGGCTACATTCCTGCCTTTTGGGCCAAGGGTAACCTTAACTGCTCTGGATAATTTAGCCACTCCATTTAAAATATTGCGGCGCGCTTCTTCTTCATATGATATTTGCTTTGCCATTTATTTCATCTCCTTTCAATATAATCCACAAAAAAATCTATTCAACTTTTGCAAGAACATCATCTTCTCTCATGAGAAGGTATTCTTCACCCGCACTTTTTACTTCTGTTCCGGCATAAGAAGTGAAGATAATACGGTCACCTTTCTTTAAAGACAAAGGTATAACCTTACCATCCTCATTAATTTTACCTGTTCCAACAGCTTCGACTTTACCTTCCTGTGGTTTTTCCTTAGCTGTCTCAGGTAATATAATTCCCCCTTTGGTTTTCTCTTCAGCTTCAAGACGCTTGACTAAAATCCTATCCCCTAACGGCGTAATTTTCATTATTATTGCACCTCCTTCCGATAAAAAATATAATGTTAACAAGGGGGCATGACCCCTTGTTTATTCCCAATATGTTACTGAATTGTTTAATGTTTCAGAAACCTTAACCCAATTCATTCTTACTTTCTCTTTTTCAATTTTAGATTTGAGATTTTGGTAGATAAAACGGGAAATATTTTCTGAACTGGGATTATCTTCTTTAAAGTATGGAATCTCATTCAGATTTTTATGGTCCAGCTCTTTTAATATTTCCTCAGATTCTTTTTTTAAAATAAAAAAATCGATACCTATTCCCAAATT from bacterium harbors:
- the groL gene encoding chaperonin GroEL (60 kDa chaperone family; promotes refolding of misfolded polypeptides especially under stressful conditions; forms two stacked rings of heptamers to form a barrel-shaped 14mer; ends can be capped by GroES; misfolded proteins enter the barrel where they are refolded when GroES binds), with the protein product MAKQISYEEEARRNILNGVAKLSRAVKVTLGPKGRNVAIDKKFGAPTITKDGVTVAKEVDLSDPYENMGARMVREVASKTSDIAGDGTTTATVLAESIYREGLKNVTAGVNPMALKRGIEKAVEEVVKELKNLSKPVKENKEIAQVATISANGDKTIGGTIADAMEKVGKDGTITVEEAKGIETTLDVVEGMQFDRGYLSPYFVTDAERMEAVLENAFILIYEKKISVMKDMVPLLEAVARAGRPLMIIAEEVEGEALATLVVNHLRGVLKCCAVKAPGYGDRRKAMLEDIAILTGGKCISEEMGVKLENIKLEDLGKAKRIVVEKENTTLIEGEGTTSAIQGRVHQIKRQIEETTSDYDREKLQERLAKLAGGVAVIHVGAATETEMKEKKARVEDALHATRAAVEEGIVPGGGVALIRCIPVLEKSKLQGDENIGNQIIKRTLEEPLRQLVQNAGLEGSVIVQKIKDEKKTVGFDVENAKYTDMLEAGIIDPTKVTRVAIQNAASIAALLLTTEALITDMPEKEKPAPMPGAGMPPGGYGDMY
- the groES gene encoding co-chaperone GroES, with protein sequence MKITPLGDRILVKRLEAEEKTKGGIILPETAKEKPQEGKVEAVGTGKINEDGKVIPLSLKKGDRIIFTSYAGTEVKSAGEEYLLMREDDVLAKVE
- the queD gene encoding 6-carboxytetrahydropterin synthase QueD, with product MFEITIKTNFSAAHCLMGYEGKCSSLHGHNWLVEISVLAENVDNLGIGIDFFILKKESEEILKELDHKNLNEIPYFKEDNPSSENISRFIYQNLKSKIEKEKVRMNWVKVSETLNNSVTYWE